DNA from Amorphoplanes friuliensis DSM 7358:
GACGAACGTGACCGCCGGTAGCGTGCCGGGCATGGGAACCCATTGGACGTTGGGGTGCGATGCTGCCGACCCGCAGCGGCTGGCCGCATTCTGGGCGCAGGCGCTGCGTTATGTGCCGGAGCCGGGCTACGACGGTCCTGACAATGCTTCGCTGATCGATCCGGCGGGGAAAGGGCCGGCGATCAGCTTCCTGCGGGTGCCTGAGGGCAAGACCGCCAAGAACAGGATGCACATCGACATCCGGGTCGGCGGCGAGCACCTCATCCGTACCCGGGTGGCCGAGCTCGTCACCGCCGGGGCGACCGTGGTGCGTGAGGAGTCCTACGGCGGTGACGAGCTGGGTCATGTGGTCATGCTCGATCCCGAAGGGAACGAGTTCTGCGTGGCCTGACGATCAGCCGTCGACGCTCGTCTTCGAGACGGTCTTGCAGTACTGACCGGTCTCGTCGGCGGGACCGTCGAAGAGGCAGACCTTCAGTTTGATGGTGTCACCGGCGTTGATGTTCCGCGGCGCGAACGGGTCCCAGATGACGGCGGCGCCGGCCAGGCCGTTGCCGTTGTACTCGGACTTCTGCTCACCGTTGTTGACGGTCGAGAACGCCGTGACGCCGTGGCCGTCGGAGCAGTAGTCGTGGATGACCAGGTAGTCGTCGTTGTTGCCACCGCCCGCGGCACCCGGGCCGTAGTCGACGAACTCCACCGAGCCGCAACCGTTGGTGGTCTTGACCGTGAAGCTGTCGTCGGTCGCCGCGAACGCGGCCCCGGGCGACAGCAGAACCGCGGCACCGGCCGCGGCGGCCGAGGCCAGCGCGGCACGCCGGACGAACCTTGTGCTGAGTTTCATGGGTGGATCAGCTCCTGTCTCACTCGCGAAAGACAACCCCGTCGAGCATCCGAATTCCATGATGGACGCTCGATCTTTGTAGCAGCGCGAAGTGATGAGGATCAACGTCCGAACAGCCGATA
Protein-coding regions in this window:
- a CDS encoding VOC family protein is translated as MGTHWTLGCDAADPQRLAAFWAQALRYVPEPGYDGPDNASLIDPAGKGPAISFLRVPEGKTAKNRMHIDIRVGGEHLIRTRVAELVTAGATVVREESYGGDELGHVVMLDPEGNEFCVA